In one Diabrotica virgifera virgifera chromosome 5, PGI_DIABVI_V3a genomic region, the following are encoded:
- the LOC114326134 gene encoding piggyBac transposable element-derived protein 4-like, whose protein sequence is MADLNKAGPSGVKRRKTVKVRNEKNLSVEELMQFLYNSDSDEDYEDSDVDNFEIENVSEDSSGSDTEDDVLQNELNNTVADNPDVQITDNEWTETTSGMKQIPFTKRSGLLVDSPGDSAYDWFRLLFDDELLNMIVLQTNSYTVEVLSTSKGCDRSRISLWKELTISELLIFIGLTFHTGTIQLPSIQDYWKTNRLFSTCFSSYMSRDRYLLIMRCLHFAENVKENEPVPVDRLYKVRPLLDHFNNKMKTVYYPGKYLSLDESMILWKGKLVFKQYLPKKRHKYGVKLYMLTEADSTILDIHIYAGAGDATAGKSHTERVVLHLMRNFFDHGHSLHMDNYYNSYNLAKLLLDKNSFCTGTLRKDRKGCPKNVVDAKLKKGQTKSMYLNNVMVGKWRDKRDIIYISTEYKNEMVTVRNRRGDEKIKPLPIIQYNKYMGGVDLQDQMSSYYPPTRKTLRWYKKIGIHLFQLYLQNAHRLYNKYHGNNKMSYYKFRLSILEKLLPEKCQGTAVVTAEVAVTSGVNHTPSKIELHNERGKTLRKKCRTCNKNKIRKDTIYHCQECPDKPGLCLGKCFREYHVSI, encoded by the exons ATGGCTGATTTAAATAAAGCTGGACCTTCAGGCGTAAAAAGACGTAAGACCGTGAAAGtgagaaatgaaaaaaatctgAGTGTTGAGGAATTGATGCAGTTTTTATATAATTCAGACTCAGATGAAGATTATGAAGACTCTGATGTAGATAACT ttgaaattgaaaatgtttcgGAAGACTCTTCTGGAAGTGATACTGAGGATGATGTACTACAGAACGAGTTAAATAATACCGTTGCAGATAATCCTGACGTACAGATTACAGACAATGAATGGACCGAAACAACTAGCGGTATGAAACAAATTCCATTTACAAAAAGAAGTGGATTGTTAGTCGATAGTCCTGGTGATAGTGCGTACGATTGGTTTAGGCTGTTGTTTGACGATGAACTTTTAAATATGATTGTCTTACAAACTAACAGTTATACAGTTGAAGTTCTTTCTACCAGCAAAGGATGTGACCGTTCAAGGATTTCCCTATGGAAGGAATTAACAATATCGGAATTGCTAATATTTATTGGATTAACCTTCCATACAGGAACAATCCAATTGCCTAGCATACAAGACTACTGGAAGACAAATAGATTATTTTCGACTTGTTTTTCTTCATACATGAGTAGAGACCGCTATTTGCTTATAATGCGATGCCTTCATTTTGCCGaaaatgtaaaagaaaatgaaccaGTTCCAGTAGATCGACTATATAAGGTAAGACCCTTGCTAGATCATTTTAATAACAAAATGAAGACGGTATACTATCCAGGAAAGTATTTATCTCTAGACGAATCTATGATCTTGTGGAAAGGAAAACTGGTATTCAAGCAATATCTCCCTAAGAAACGACATAAGTATGGAGTAAAGCTTTATATGCTGACAGAAGCCGATTCAACAATTTTGGATATCCATATATATGCTGGTGCAGGTGATGCAACTGCTGGTAAGTCTCATACAGAAAGAGTGGTGCTACACCTAATGCGTAATTTTTTCGACCATGGACATTCGCTTCATATGGACAACTATTACAATAGTTATAACTTGGCCAAATTACTACTGGATAAAAATAGTTTTTGTACAGGCACTCTGAGAAAAGATAGGAAAGGCTGTCCAAAAAACGTCGTAGACGCAAAGTTAAAAAAAGGCCAGACCAAAAGTATGTACCTCAACAACGTAATGGTTGGAAAATGGCGAGACAAAAGAGATATCATTTACATTTCAACTGAATATAAAAATGAGATGGTAACCGTAAGAAATAGACGAGGGGATGAGAAAATTAAACCACTGCCAATCAttcaatataataaatatatgggCGGAGTAGATCTTCAAGACCAAATGTCTTCTTATTATCCGCCGACACGCAAAACTTTACGTTGGTACAAAAAAATTGGCATACATCTGTTTCAGCTATATTTGCAAAATGCTCATAGATTGTATAATAAGTACCACGGAAATAACAAAATGTCATATTATAAGTTTCGATTGTCAATACTTGAAAAGTTATTACCAGAAAAATGTCAAGGAACAGCAGTTGTAACGGCAGAAGTAGCAGTTACTTCGGGTGTAAACCACACACCTTCAAAAATTGAGTTACATAATGAACGTGGTAAAACTCTTAGAAAAAAATGTCGGAcatgcaataaaaataagatACGTAAGGATACTATTTATCATTGTCAAGAATGTCCCGATAAACCTGGCCTCTGCTTAGGCAAATGTTTCAGAGAATATCATGTATCAATATAG